The following coding sequences lie in one Nocardioides sambongensis genomic window:
- a CDS encoding DUF1416 domain-containing protein: MCGATEGGLSLDGIDVKKEAVIQGQVVRGEEPVAGAYVRLLDRSGEFTAEVPTSATGHFRFFAGDGQWTLRTLAPKADPVDRVVQAQVGSVAEVTVAI, translated from the coding sequence ATGTGCGGAGCCACTGAGGGCGGTCTGTCGCTCGACGGCATCGACGTCAAGAAGGAGGCCGTGATCCAGGGCCAGGTCGTGCGTGGCGAGGAGCCCGTGGCGGGCGCCTACGTGCGGCTGCTGGACCGCTCCGGCGAGTTCACCGCCGAGGTCCCGACCTCGGCCACCGGCCACTTCCGGTTCTTCGCCGGCGACGGCCAGTGGACCCTGCGCACCCTGGCGCCCAAGGCCGACCCGGTCGACCGGGTGGTCCAGGCACAGGTCGGCTCGGTCGCCGAGGTGACCGTCGCCATCTGA
- a CDS encoding response regulator transcription factor, with product MSNLLLLTSALQPSAEVLPGLALLGHHVKILPAEGSALLEAPDSDLLLVDGRQDLAGSRDLCRLIRTTGTDVPVLMIVTEGGLSVVTHDWGMDDVVLHTCGPAELEARIKLAIGRLNAARDAADPDAHVIRSGEVVVDEATYTAKVGGRVLDLTFKEFELLKFLAQHPGRVFSRQQLLQEVWGYDYFGGTRTVDVHVRRLRAKLGTENETLIGTVRNVGYRFVLPSKDSEARKDLGRTKDRQEA from the coding sequence GTGAGCAATCTTCTGCTTCTGACCAGCGCCCTGCAACCGTCCGCCGAGGTCCTGCCCGGACTCGCGCTGCTCGGGCACCACGTGAAGATCCTGCCCGCCGAGGGAAGCGCCCTGCTCGAGGCCCCCGACTCGGACCTGCTGCTGGTCGACGGCCGCCAGGACCTCGCCGGCTCCCGCGACCTGTGCCGACTGATCCGTACGACGGGCACCGACGTCCCCGTGCTGATGATCGTCACCGAGGGCGGCCTGTCCGTGGTCACCCACGACTGGGGCATGGACGACGTCGTCCTGCACACCTGCGGCCCGGCCGAGCTCGAGGCACGGATCAAGCTGGCGATCGGCCGGCTCAACGCCGCCCGCGACGCCGCCGACCCCGACGCCCACGTGATCCGCTCCGGCGAGGTCGTGGTGGACGAGGCGACCTACACCGCGAAGGTCGGCGGGCGCGTGCTCGACCTGACCTTCAAGGAGTTCGAGCTGCTGAAGTTCCTCGCCCAGCACCCCGGCCGCGTGTTCAGCCGCCAGCAGCTGCTGCAGGAGGTGTGGGGCTACGACTACTTCGGCGGCACCCGCACCGTCGACGTCCACGTGCGGCGGCTGCGCGCCAAGCTCGGCACCGAGAACGAGACCCTGATCGGCACCGTCCGCAACGTCGGCTACCGCTTCGTGCTGCCCAGCAAGGACAGCGAGGCGCGCAAGGACCTCGGGCGGACCAAGGACCGCCAGGAGGCGTAG
- a CDS encoding winged helix-turn-helix transcriptional regulator, with product MLVVDPDREPDDLRDGLAGRGVHLTWVNSTTDGLIAFGRTDPHAVVVAPEAAGIPADEFVTTIRRHGSPYVIAALGEISDAAVGSLMVAGASAWVPRPFSVGELWGQLSSSPHSIEEHARIAVGPLELDAAAYRVTVGAERLPDLPLKEFELLRALMLRAPGVVSDDELRAALWGTRDGSPSGNTIAMHVTRLRARIGGVAEVRRIRGRGYALTVEVD from the coding sequence TTGCTGGTCGTCGACCCCGACCGAGAGCCCGACGACCTCCGCGACGGTCTCGCCGGTCGCGGCGTGCACCTGACCTGGGTGAACTCCACGACCGACGGACTGATCGCCTTCGGACGCACCGACCCGCACGCCGTGGTGGTCGCGCCGGAGGCGGCGGGCATCCCCGCGGACGAGTTCGTGACCACGATCAGGCGGCACGGTTCGCCGTACGTGATCGCGGCGCTGGGGGAGATCTCCGACGCGGCGGTGGGCAGCCTGATGGTGGCCGGCGCGAGCGCCTGGGTGCCGCGGCCGTTCTCGGTCGGCGAGCTGTGGGGCCAGCTCTCCTCCTCACCGCACTCGATCGAGGAGCACGCCAGGATCGCGGTGGGACCGCTCGAGCTGGATGCGGCCGCCTACCGGGTCACCGTGGGCGCCGAGCGGCTCCCGGACCTGCCGCTGAAGGAGTTCGAGCTGTTGCGGGCGCTGATGCTGCGGGCGCCCGGCGTGGTCTCCGACGACGAGCTGCGCGCGGCGCTGTGGGGCACCCGCGACGGCAGCCCGAGCGGCAACACGATCGCGATGCACGTGACCCGTCTGCGCGCCCGGATCGGCGGCGTCGCGGAGGTACGACGGATCCGTGGCCGCGGCTACGCGCTCACCGTCGAGGTCGACTGA
- the gmd gene encoding GDP-mannose 4,6-dehydratase has protein sequence MKRAFITGITGQDGSYLAELLLGKGYDVHGLVRRSSMLNRGRIDHLKDDPNLTLHYGDLTDGVSLVNLVRLIEPEEVYNLGAQSHVKISFEMPDHTASTNAIGTLRLLEAIRAAGLDCRFYQASTSEMFGLTPPPQSETSVFHPRSPYGASKLQAHWVTVNYREAYDLYAVSGILFNHESPRRGENFVTRKITKAVAAIEAGITDHVELGNLEAVRDWGYAPEYVEGMWRMLQADEPDDYVLATGEGHTVRDFLDAAFSHAGLHWEDHVKHNDAFERPSEVDALIGDASKARAALGWQARTTAPDLARLMVDADREDLDRLLHGR, from the coding sequence GTGAAGCGCGCATTTATCACGGGGATCACCGGCCAGGACGGCTCGTACCTGGCCGAGCTCCTCCTCGGCAAGGGGTACGACGTCCACGGGCTGGTCCGCCGTTCCTCCATGCTCAACCGGGGCCGGATCGACCACCTCAAGGACGACCCGAACCTGACCCTGCACTACGGCGACCTGACCGACGGGGTCAGCCTGGTCAACCTGGTGCGGCTGATCGAGCCCGAGGAGGTCTACAACCTCGGCGCGCAGAGCCACGTCAAGATCTCGTTCGAGATGCCCGACCACACCGCGTCCACCAACGCGATCGGCACGCTGCGCCTGCTCGAGGCAATCCGGGCGGCCGGGCTCGACTGCCGCTTCTACCAGGCGTCGACCTCGGAGATGTTCGGGCTGACCCCGCCGCCGCAGAGCGAGACGTCGGTCTTCCACCCGCGCTCGCCCTACGGCGCGTCGAAGCTGCAGGCGCACTGGGTGACGGTGAACTACCGCGAGGCCTACGACCTGTACGCGGTCTCCGGGATCCTCTTCAACCACGAGTCGCCGCGCCGTGGTGAGAACTTCGTGACCCGCAAGATCACCAAGGCGGTCGCCGCGATCGAGGCCGGCATCACCGACCACGTCGAGCTCGGCAACCTCGAGGCGGTGCGGGACTGGGGCTATGCCCCGGAGTACGTCGAGGGCATGTGGCGGATGCTGCAGGCCGACGAGCCCGACGACTACGTGCTGGCCACCGGCGAGGGGCACACGGTCCGCGACTTCCTGGACGCGGCGTTCTCGCACGCCGGGCTGCACTGGGAGGACCACGTCAAGCACAACGACGCGTTCGAGCGGCCGTCCGAGGTGGACGCGCTGATCGGCGACGCGTCGAAGGCGCGGGCCGCGCTCGGCTGGCAGGCGCGGACCACGGCGCCGGACCTGGCGCGGCTGATGGTCGACGCCGACCGCGAGGACCTGGACCGTCTGCTGCACGGCCGCTGA
- the pstB gene encoding phosphate ABC transporter ATP-binding protein PstB, which translates to MAKSIDVSDVNIYYGDFLAVEGVNMTIKARSVTAFIGPSGCGKSTFLRSLNRMHEVIPGARVEGKIVVDGQDLYEPGVDPVTVRRQIGMVFQRPNPFPTMSIYENVLAGMRLNAKKMSKSDADGIVERSLRGANLWNEVKDRLGKPGAGLSGGQQQRLCIARAIAVQPDVLLMDEPCSALDPISTSAIEDLIHELKTEFTIVIVTHNMQQAARVSDETGFFNLKATGEPGHLVEFNATSKMFANPDDSATEAYISGRFG; encoded by the coding sequence ATGGCAAAGAGCATCGACGTCTCGGACGTCAACATCTACTACGGCGACTTCCTCGCCGTCGAGGGCGTCAACATGACGATCAAGGCCCGGTCGGTGACCGCCTTCATCGGTCCCTCCGGGTGCGGCAAGTCGACCTTCCTCCGCTCGCTGAACCGGATGCACGAGGTGATCCCGGGCGCACGCGTCGAGGGCAAGATCGTGGTCGACGGCCAGGACCTCTACGAGCCCGGCGTCGACCCGGTGACGGTACGTCGCCAGATCGGCATGGTCTTCCAGCGGCCCAACCCGTTCCCGACGATGTCGATCTACGAGAACGTGCTCGCCGGGATGCGGCTCAACGCCAAGAAGATGAGCAAGTCCGACGCCGACGGCATCGTGGAGCGGTCGCTGCGCGGCGCCAACCTCTGGAACGAGGTCAAGGACCGGCTGGGCAAGCCCGGCGCGGGTCTCTCCGGCGGCCAGCAGCAGCGCCTCTGCATCGCCCGCGCGATCGCGGTCCAGCCCGACGTGCTGCTGATGGACGAGCCCTGCTCGGCGCTCGACCCGATCTCCACGTCCGCGATCGAGGACCTGATCCACGAGCTCAAGACCGAGTTCACGATCGTCATCGTCACCCACAACATGCAGCAGGCGGCTCGGGTCAGCGACGAGACCGGCTTCTTCAACCTCAAGGCGACCGGCGAGCCGGGTCACCTGGTCGAGTTCAACGCGACGAGCAAGATGTTCGCCAACCCCGACGACTCCGCAACCGAGGCCTACATCTCGGGCCGCTTCGGCTGA
- a CDS encoding putative leader peptide → MLTKRRAVDNCRVSSALCRMR, encoded by the coding sequence ATGCTGACCAAGCGCCGCGCAGTGGACAACTGCCGCGTCAGCTCGGCGCTGTGTCGCATGCGCTGA
- a CDS encoding inorganic phosphate transporter: protein MSVTLAIVITVVVVALVFDYTNGFHDAANAIATSVSTRALTPRIALGLAAIMNFVGAFLGQKVAHTVSDTIDPPETNHGLIIVVAGLLGAIAWNLITWYFGLPSSSSHALIGGLVGSALAASVSVSWDTVIGKVVVPMFVSPIFAFAAGFAVMLALLWIFRRANPHKANRGFRIAQTVSAAAMALGHGLQDAQKTMGVIFLALLTGGYVGADDDLPLWVIFSAAAAISAGTWAGGWRIMRTLGRRIIHLQPPQGFAAESVAASVLYTTAYVYEAPISTTHTITSAVMGVGATKRLSAVRWGVARTILAAWVLTFPAAASVAALSYWLIHGITQL from the coding sequence TTGTCGGTCACCCTCGCGATCGTCATCACGGTCGTCGTCGTAGCGCTGGTCTTCGACTACACCAACGGCTTCCACGACGCGGCCAACGCGATCGCCACCTCGGTCTCCACGCGCGCGCTCACCCCGCGGATCGCGCTGGGCCTGGCGGCGATCATGAACTTCGTCGGCGCCTTCCTCGGTCAGAAGGTCGCGCACACGGTCAGTGACACCATCGATCCACCCGAGACGAACCACGGCCTGATCATCGTGGTGGCGGGCCTGCTCGGCGCGATCGCATGGAACCTGATCACCTGGTACTTCGGGCTCCCGTCGTCCTCCTCGCACGCCCTGATCGGCGGCCTGGTCGGCTCGGCCCTGGCGGCCAGCGTCAGCGTCTCCTGGGACACCGTCATCGGCAAGGTCGTCGTCCCGATGTTCGTCTCCCCGATCTTCGCCTTCGCCGCCGGCTTCGCGGTGATGCTGGCGCTGCTGTGGATCTTCCGCCGCGCCAACCCGCACAAGGCGAACCGCGGCTTCCGGATCGCGCAGACCGTCTCCGCCGCCGCGATGGCGCTCGGCCACGGCCTGCAGGACGCCCAGAAGACGATGGGCGTGATCTTCCTGGCCTTGCTCACCGGCGGTTACGTCGGCGCCGACGACGACCTGCCGCTGTGGGTCATCTTCTCCGCGGCCGCCGCGATCTCGGCCGGCACCTGGGCCGGTGGCTGGCGGATCATGCGGACCCTGGGTCGCCGGATCATCCACCTGCAGCCGCCGCAGGGCTTCGCCGCCGAGTCGGTCGCCGCATCGGTGCTCTACACCACCGCCTACGTCTACGAGGCGCCGATCTCCACGACCCACACGATCACCTCCGCGGTGATGGGGGTCGGGGCCACCAAGCGGCTCTCCGCGGTCCGGTGGGGCGTCGCCCGCACCATCCTGGCCGCCTGGGTGCTCACGTTCCCGGCCGCCGCCAGCGTCGCGGCGCTCAGCTACTGGCTGATCCACGGCATCACCCAGCTCTGA
- a CDS encoding DUF47 domain-containing protein — MGLRLRPVDTSFYDLFTESAQHLVRGAGLLAEMLSEESDKASVAERMRTAEHEADDTTHAIVKKVNSTFVTPFDREDIYALGSGLDDVMDMMDEAVDLILLYEVKSIPPELSEQVEVLQRCADLTADAMPRLRSMQSLEDYWIEINRLENTGDRNHRRTLAKLFSGEFKTIEVLKLKDIVESLESAIDAFEKVANTVEQIAVKES; from the coding sequence GTGGGTCTGCGTCTGCGTCCGGTCGACACCTCTTTCTACGACCTGTTCACCGAATCCGCGCAGCATCTGGTCCGTGGGGCCGGGTTGCTCGCCGAAATGCTGTCCGAGGAGTCCGACAAGGCGTCGGTCGCCGAGCGGATGCGTACCGCCGAGCACGAGGCGGACGACACCACCCACGCGATCGTCAAGAAGGTCAACTCGACCTTCGTGACGCCGTTCGACCGCGAGGACATCTACGCGCTCGGGTCCGGTCTGGACGACGTGATGGACATGATGGACGAGGCGGTCGACCTGATCCTCCTCTACGAGGTGAAGTCGATCCCGCCGGAGCTCTCCGAGCAGGTGGAGGTGCTGCAGCGCTGCGCCGACCTGACCGCCGACGCGATGCCGCGGCTGCGCTCGATGCAGTCCCTGGAGGACTACTGGATCGAGATCAACCGGTTGGAGAACACCGGTGACCGCAACCACCGACGCACGCTGGCCAAGCTCTTCTCCGGTGAGTTCAAGACCATCGAGGTGCTGAAGCTCAAGGACATCGTGGAGTCGCTGGAGAGCGCGATCGACGCGTTCGAGAAGGTCGCGAACACGGTCGAGCAGATCGCGGTCAAGGAAAGCTGA
- a CDS encoding MoaD/ThiS family protein, whose protein sequence is MNETQIIQVHYWAAARAAAGTAAEEVAVDGPITLADLRRLLVERHDAGLADVLAVCSVLLGDRPVRSLDPGEVEVPPGATVEFLPPFAGG, encoded by the coding sequence GTGAATGAGACGCAGATCATCCAGGTCCACTACTGGGCCGCGGCGCGCGCAGCCGCCGGGACGGCAGCCGAGGAGGTCGCCGTCGACGGTCCGATCACCCTCGCCGACCTGCGCAGACTCCTCGTGGAGCGGCACGACGCGGGGCTCGCCGACGTGCTCGCGGTCTGCTCGGTGCTGCTCGGTGACCGCCCCGTCCGCTCCCTGGACCCCGGGGAGGTCGAGGTGCCGCCGGGCGCCACGGTGGAGTTCCTCCCGCCGTTCGCCGGTGGCTGA
- the mshD gene encoding mycothiol synthase — translation MFLTADLLTGDAALAAIDSVRRACRRTDGADPLDEAASLRLKHRGLDGIQAWVTADGFALRYDDSLDLVVSPDRRGAGLGQALASAALTADGPVTAWSHGDHPAARTLAGRLGATAVRELWVMRRSTAVPLPPLEVPAGVTVTGFRGDVDVDRLLAVNAAAFASHPEQGALDRAGLEERMAESWFDPAGLLMARDPDGALLGFHWTKRHDEDNGEVYVVGVSPDAQGRGLGRVLTLAGLRHLARTGVAEIHLYVEADNAPARAVYEGLGFTHSGGDTHVQYVRP, via the coding sequence GTGTTCCTCACCGCCGACCTGTTGACCGGTGACGCAGCGCTCGCGGCGATCGACTCCGTGCGGCGCGCGTGTCGTCGTACCGACGGAGCCGACCCGCTGGACGAGGCCGCCTCGCTCCGCCTCAAGCACCGCGGGCTCGACGGCATCCAGGCCTGGGTGACCGCCGACGGCTTCGCCCTCCGGTACGACGACAGCCTCGACCTCGTCGTCTCCCCGGACCGCCGCGGCGCCGGCCTCGGCCAGGCGCTCGCCTCCGCGGCGCTCACCGCGGACGGGCCGGTGACCGCCTGGTCCCACGGGGACCATCCCGCGGCACGGACCCTGGCCGGCCGGCTGGGCGCGACGGCAGTGCGGGAGCTGTGGGTGATGCGCCGGTCGACCGCCGTGCCGCTGCCGCCGCTGGAGGTGCCGGCCGGGGTCACCGTCACCGGCTTCCGGGGCGATGTCGACGTCGACCGGCTGCTCGCGGTCAACGCGGCCGCCTTCGCCAGCCACCCCGAGCAGGGTGCGCTGGACCGGGCCGGCCTGGAGGAGCGGATGGCCGAGTCGTGGTTCGACCCGGCCGGGCTGCTGATGGCGCGCGACCCGGACGGCGCCCTCCTCGGCTTCCACTGGACCAAGCGGCACGACGAGGACAATGGCGAGGTCTACGTGGTCGGGGTCTCCCCCGACGCGCAGGGCCGCGGGCTGGGCCGGGTGCTCACGCTGGCCGGCCTGCGCCACCTGGCTCGCACCGGGGTGGCCGAGATCCACCTCTACGTCGAAGCGGACAACGCCCCTGCCCGAGCCGTCTACGAGGGGCTCGGCTTCACCCACAGCGGGGGCGACACGCACGTCCAGTACGTGCGCCCCTGA
- a CDS encoding sulfurtransferase produces MSRENSLVSAQWVEDNLDNDKVVLVEVDEDTTAYDKGHIRGAIKLDWTTDLQDQVRRDFVNKAQFEALLSERGVANDDTVVLYGGNNNWFAAYAYWYFKLYGHQDVKLLDGGRKKWELDSRELTDEATQRATTSYTATEQDGSIRAFRDEVVAAIGTQNLVDVRSPDEYAGRLLAPAHLPQEQAQRAGHIPTAASVPWSKAANDDGTFKSDDELKQIYTDAGVDWSKDTIAYCRIGERSSHTWFVLKELLGQENVKNYDGSWTEYGSLVGVPVVLGDEPGEA; encoded by the coding sequence ATGAGCCGCGAGAACTCCCTCGTCTCCGCCCAGTGGGTGGAGGACAACCTGGACAACGACAAGGTCGTGCTGGTGGAGGTGGACGAGGACACCACCGCCTACGACAAGGGCCACATCCGGGGCGCCATCAAGCTGGACTGGACCACCGACCTGCAGGACCAGGTCCGCCGCGACTTCGTCAACAAGGCCCAGTTCGAGGCGCTGCTCTCCGAGCGCGGCGTCGCCAACGACGACACCGTCGTCCTCTACGGCGGCAACAACAACTGGTTCGCGGCCTACGCCTACTGGTACTTCAAGCTCTACGGCCACCAGGACGTCAAGCTGCTCGACGGCGGCCGCAAGAAGTGGGAGCTCGACTCCCGCGAGCTGACCGACGAGGCCACCCAGCGCGCCACCACCTCCTACACCGCCACTGAGCAGGACGGCTCGATCCGCGCGTTCCGCGACGAGGTCGTCGCCGCGATCGGCACCCAGAACCTGGTCGACGTGCGCAGCCCCGACGAGTACGCAGGCCGCCTGCTCGCCCCGGCCCACCTCCCGCAGGAGCAGGCCCAGCGCGCCGGCCACATCCCGACCGCGGCCAGCGTGCCGTGGTCCAAGGCGGCCAACGACGACGGCACCTTCAAGTCCGACGACGAGCTGAAGCAGATCTACACCGATGCCGGCGTCGACTGGAGCAAGGACACCATCGCCTACTGCCGCATCGGCGAGCGCTCCTCGCACACCTGGTTCGTGCTCAAGGAGCTGCTGGGCCAGGAGAACGTCAAGAACTACGACGGCTCCTGGACCGAGTACGGCTCGCTGGTCGGCGTCCCGGTCGTCCTCGGCGACGAGCCCGGGGAGGCCTGA
- a CDS encoding RNA degradosome polyphosphate kinase — MTAQLHSDPSLPDEGPAGADAGSTVVEADAGAAVTAVPDRFLDRELSWLRFNERVLELAEDTSLPLLERARFLAIFTSNLDEFFMVRVAGLKRRIATGLAVRAASGLMPREVLERIWELTSELSHRHASLFRDDVVPALAAQGIELLRWSELEAEEQKTCKSLFKERIFPVLTPLAVDPAHPFPYISGLSLNLAVVVRNPKTGKEHFARVKVPSNFDRFVSLGNDRFVPLEDVISAHLKRLFPGMEVVEAHSFRVTRNEDLEVEEDDAENLLAALEKELLRRKFGPPVRLEVEESITREVLELLVSELDISDEEVFRLPGPLDLRGLHGIADLAREELKYPAFVPTTHPRLAEVESAAPVDVFKAVRRRDVLLHHPYDSFATSVQRFIEQAAADPHVLAIKQTLYRTSGDSPIIDALIDAAEAGKQVLVLVEIKARFDEQANIRWARKLEQAGCHVVYGLVGLKTHCKLAMVVRDEADGIRRYCHIGTGNYNPKTSRMYEDLGLLTADPAICEDVAHLFNNLSGWSRNARYEQLLVAPDSVRSGLTELIDAEIAHHRAGREAKIRIKANSVVDEEIIDALYRASREGVPVELLIRGICALRPGVPGLSDHITVRSVLGRFLEHSRVFWFANDGDPAAWIGSADMMHRNLDRRVEVLVRLPGEESRHAVTELLDLAFDADTVAWELAEDGVWSRNDGEVHLQESLIEAQRRRLRG; from the coding sequence ATGACCGCGCAGCTGCACTCCGACCCCTCCCTCCCCGACGAGGGACCCGCCGGCGCTGACGCGGGGAGCACGGTCGTCGAGGCGGACGCCGGCGCCGCCGTGACCGCCGTACCAGACCGGTTCCTGGACCGCGAGCTGTCCTGGCTGCGGTTCAACGAGCGGGTGCTCGAGCTGGCCGAGGACACCTCGCTGCCGCTGCTGGAGCGGGCCCGCTTCCTGGCGATCTTCACCAGCAACCTGGACGAGTTCTTCATGGTCCGGGTGGCCGGCCTGAAGCGCCGGATCGCCACCGGACTCGCGGTGCGCGCCGCCTCCGGGCTGATGCCGCGCGAGGTGCTGGAGCGGATCTGGGAGCTGACCAGCGAGCTCAGCCACCGGCACGCCTCGCTCTTCCGCGACGACGTGGTGCCGGCGCTGGCCGCCCAAGGCATCGAACTGCTGCGCTGGAGCGAGCTGGAGGCCGAGGAACAGAAGACCTGCAAGTCGCTCTTCAAGGAGCGGATCTTCCCGGTGCTGACCCCGTTGGCGGTCGACCCGGCCCACCCGTTCCCCTACATCTCGGGCCTCTCCCTCAACCTGGCCGTGGTGGTGCGCAACCCCAAGACCGGCAAGGAGCACTTCGCCCGGGTGAAGGTGCCGAGCAACTTCGACCGCTTCGTGTCGCTGGGCAACGACCGGTTCGTCCCGCTGGAGGATGTGATCAGCGCCCACCTCAAGCGCCTCTTCCCCGGCATGGAGGTCGTCGAGGCGCACAGCTTCCGGGTCACCCGCAACGAGGACCTCGAGGTCGAGGAGGACGACGCGGAGAACCTGCTGGCCGCGCTGGAGAAGGAGCTGCTGCGCCGCAAGTTCGGCCCCCCGGTCCGGCTCGAGGTCGAGGAGTCGATCACCCGGGAGGTGCTCGAGCTGCTGGTCTCCGAGCTCGACATCAGCGACGAGGAGGTCTTCCGCCTGCCCGGCCCGCTGGACCTGCGCGGACTGCACGGCATCGCCGACCTGGCCCGCGAGGAGCTGAAGTATCCGGCGTTCGTGCCGACCACCCACCCGCGCCTGGCCGAGGTCGAGTCCGCCGCCCCGGTCGACGTCTTCAAGGCGGTACGTCGCCGCGACGTGCTGCTGCACCACCCCTACGACTCCTTCGCCACCTCGGTCCAGCGGTTCATCGAGCAGGCCGCGGCCGACCCGCACGTGCTGGCGATCAAGCAGACGCTCTACCGGACCTCGGGCGACTCCCCGATCATCGACGCGTTGATCGACGCGGCCGAGGCGGGCAAGCAGGTGCTGGTGCTGGTCGAGATCAAGGCCCGCTTCGACGAGCAGGCCAACATCCGTTGGGCCCGCAAGCTGGAGCAGGCCGGCTGCCACGTGGTCTACGGCCTGGTCGGCCTGAAGACCCACTGCAAGCTGGCGATGGTGGTCCGCGACGAGGCCGACGGCATCCGGCGCTACTGCCACATCGGCACCGGCAACTACAACCCGAAGACCTCCCGGATGTATGAGGACCTCGGCCTGCTCACCGCCGACCCCGCCATCTGCGAGGACGTGGCCCACCTGTTCAACAACCTCTCCGGCTGGTCCCGCAACGCCCGCTACGAGCAGCTGCTGGTCGCCCCGGACTCGGTGCGCAGCGGCCTGACCGAGCTGATCGACGCCGAGATCGCGCACCACCGGGCGGGGCGCGAGGCGAAGATCCGGATCAAGGCCAACTCGGTCGTCGACGAGGAGATCATCGACGCGCTCTACCGCGCCTCCCGTGAGGGGGTGCCGGTGGAGCTGCTGATCCGCGGCATCTGCGCGCTGCGCCCGGGTGTGCCCGGTCTCAGCGACCACATCACGGTGCGCTCGGTGCTGGGCCGCTTCCTCGAGCACAGCCGGGTGTTCTGGTTCGCCAACGACGGCGACCCCGCCGCCTGGATCGGCTCGGCGGACATGATGCACCGCAACCTGGACCGTCGGGTCGAGGTGCTGGTGCGGCTGCCCGGGGAGGAGTCGCGCCACGCGGTCACCGAGCTGCTCGACCTGGCCTTCGACGCCGACACGGTCGCCTGGGAGCTGGCCGAGGACGGCGTGTGGAGCCGCAACGACGGCGAGGTGCACCTCCAGGAGTCGCTGATCGAGGCCCAGCGGCGTCGTCTGCGCGGCTGA
- a CDS encoding alpha/beta hydrolase has product MSLQHAIEAAVLKTLLALPEPVVRRLAGAPYVADGQTLAPDTQLMLRLQRLARMPGAEDLPLDRARQMIRRQSATVAGHQPIGAARDLEVAGMPARHYLPTARARGAGPLLLFFHGGGFLYGDLDSHDAPCRVLAERSGVPVLSVEYRLAPESAFPGPFDDAEAAYRWVLDHADELALDPDRLIVGGDSAGGNIAAWVAIAAARARTPLAHQLLIYPVTDPAHGTESFALFKEGLFLTEKFMDGVRDAFVPTEELRLDERVDLLKTDLPAGLAPAYLCTAGFDPLRDEGESYAARLAAAGVPVETRRFDDQIHGFLNVVGAGRTARAAVEEIADALRRAAA; this is encoded by the coding sequence GTGAGCCTGCAGCACGCGATCGAAGCGGCCGTTCTCAAGACCCTGCTCGCCCTGCCCGAGCCGGTGGTACGTCGACTGGCCGGGGCGCCGTACGTCGCCGACGGGCAGACGCTGGCCCCCGACACCCAGCTGATGCTGCGGCTGCAGCGGCTGGCACGGATGCCGGGCGCCGAGGACCTCCCGCTGGACCGGGCGCGGCAGATGATCCGCCGCCAGTCGGCGACCGTCGCCGGTCACCAGCCGATCGGGGCGGCGCGGGACCTGGAGGTCGCCGGGATGCCGGCGCGGCACTACCTGCCCACCGCTCGCGCACGCGGCGCCGGCCCGCTGCTGCTCTTCTTCCACGGCGGCGGTTTCCTCTACGGCGACCTGGACTCCCACGACGCCCCGTGCCGGGTGCTGGCCGAGCGGTCCGGGGTGCCGGTGCTGTCGGTGGAGTACCGGCTGGCCCCGGAGTCGGCGTTCCCCGGACCGTTCGACGACGCCGAGGCGGCCTACCGGTGGGTGCTCGACCACGCCGACGAGCTCGCCCTCGACCCGGACCGGCTGATCGTCGGCGGCGACTCCGCCGGCGGCAACATCGCCGCCTGGGTCGCCATCGCCGCGGCGCGGGCCCGCACCCCGCTGGCCCACCAGCTGCTGATCTACCCGGTCACCGACCCCGCGCACGGGACGGAGAGCTTCGCGCTGTTCAAGGAGGGCCTCTTCCTCACCGAGAAGTTCATGGACGGCGTCCGCGACGCGTTCGTGCCCACCGAGGAGCTGCGCCTCGACGAGCGGGTCGACCTGCTCAAGACCGACCTCCCGGCGGGCCTCGCCCCTGCCTACCTGTGCACCGCCGGGTTCGACCCACTGCGCGACGAGGGGGAGTCCTATGCCGCCCGACTCGCCGCCGCCGGGGTGCCGGTGGAGACCCGTCGCTTCGACGACCAGATCCACGGCTTCCTCAACGTGGTCGGTGCGGGCCGGACCGCCCGTGCCGCCGTGGAGGAGATCGCCGACGCCCTGCGGCGCGCGGCAGCCTGA